Proteins co-encoded in one Acaryochloris thomasi RCC1774 genomic window:
- a CDS encoding GGDEF domain-containing response regulator, with translation MFDKNVALLSEPASGDAEKHVQILMVEDDYQDVQLLKALLSQQEYCLDAMTHAQSISEALDCLRSSGDSIELVILDLSLPDAQGLDAYHKICSSCSEVPIIIHSGNIDESIAIEAVQRGAQDYLVKGKFDGHLLGRTIRYALERHQQYLELQSEKLKLQAITAALQHSNQQLEVTNQALEQLATIDELTQIYNRRRFDEVLWAEWRRLAREDSPLSLIMCDVDHFKAYNDTYGHPAGDACLQQVAAAIANIVQRPADLVARYGGEEFAFILPNTDLKGATHIAKDIQAAVQRLNLPHLASSTGDQVTLSLGVASMIPHQDVSPVQLVEAADRALYTAKRLGRNQTQVSLPDLESAITEVRQASHKAKEFCQTLKHARSSLARSLEPAKQQRVPQLRW, from the coding sequence ATGTTTGACAAGAATGTAGCACTATTGTCTGAACCGGCTAGCGGCGATGCAGAAAAGCATGTTCAAATCTTGATGGTTGAAGATGACTATCAAGATGTTCAACTCTTAAAGGCCCTGTTGTCTCAGCAAGAGTATTGTTTAGATGCAATGACTCATGCTCAAAGTATCAGTGAAGCATTAGATTGTCTTCGATCTTCAGGTGATTCAATTGAACTGGTGATCCTTGATCTATCGCTGCCAGATGCTCAGGGGCTAGACGCCTATCACAAGATCTGTTCAAGTTGCTCTGAAGTACCGATTATTATTCACAGCGGGAACATTGATGAATCTATTGCCATTGAGGCCGTCCAGCGAGGTGCTCAAGATTACCTCGTTAAGGGGAAATTTGATGGTCATCTGTTAGGTCGCACCATTCGCTATGCCCTTGAAAGACATCAACAGTATCTAGAATTGCAGTCTGAAAAACTGAAGCTTCAGGCCATAACAGCGGCTTTACAACACTCTAACCAACAGTTAGAAGTGACCAATCAAGCCCTTGAGCAACTCGCCACTATTGACGAACTGACACAGATTTATAATCGACGTCGCTTTGATGAAGTGCTTTGGGCCGAGTGGCGTCGTCTGGCTCGCGAAGATTCGCCTCTGTCTTTGATTATGTGTGACGTAGACCATTTCAAAGCCTACAACGATACCTACGGTCATCCGGCAGGGGATGCTTGCCTGCAGCAGGTTGCAGCCGCGATTGCAAATATTGTCCAACGCCCTGCTGATTTGGTCGCTCGATATGGCGGCGAAGAGTTTGCCTTTATACTGCCCAATACAGACTTAAAAGGTGCCACCCACATTGCTAAAGATATCCAAGCAGCTGTTCAGCGTCTAAACCTGCCTCACCTCGCATCTTCTACGGGTGATCAAGTGACGCTGAGCCTCGGAGTAGCAAGCATGATTCCTCATCAAGATGTTTCACCGGTTCAGCTTGTTGAGGCGGCTGATCGAGCACTTTATACTGCAAAGAGGCTCGGACGAAATCAGACTCAGGTTTCCCTCCCTGATTTGGAATCCGCAATCACAGAAGTCCGTCAGGCTTCTCATAAGGCAAAGGAGTTTTGTCAAACCTTGAAGCATGCTCGCTCTAGTCTGGCCCGATCTCTAGAACCTGCGAAGCAGCAGCGAGTGCCACAATTGAGATGGTAA
- a CDS encoding TMEM165/GDT1 family protein → MDWNLLGLSFIIVFLAELGDKSQLAAITLSGQCRHPRAIFLGTASALVFASFLGVVLGGSLAQFLPTQLLKAVAAVGFATLGISFLWSEEEE, encoded by the coding sequence ATGGATTGGAATTTATTGGGACTGAGCTTCATTATTGTCTTCCTTGCAGAATTGGGAGACAAAAGCCAGCTTGCTGCCATTACCCTGAGCGGTCAGTGTCGGCATCCGCGGGCGATCTTTCTGGGGACGGCTTCAGCACTGGTCTTTGCTAGTTTCTTAGGCGTTGTCTTGGGAGGAAGTCTAGCTCAGTTTCTGCCGACCCAACTACTGAAAGCAGTCGCTGCAGTCGGATTCGCCACGCTGGGGATCAGCTTTCTTTGGTCTGAAGAAGAAGAGTAG
- a CDS encoding TMEM165/GDT1 family protein, with protein sequence MLAEAVESGDKDPKSFGREFLMAFGTIFLAELGDKTQLSTLLITAESQSPWIVFAGAAAALITTSLLGVVIGRWLARYLSPAALKTATGASLLFIAVLLIWDTVHL encoded by the coding sequence ATGCTGGCAGAGGCCGTTGAATCAGGCGACAAAGACCCCAAGAGCTTTGGTCGCGAGTTTTTGATGGCCTTCGGCACCATTTTTCTCGCGGAGCTAGGGGACAAAACACAGCTTTCTACACTTCTAATAACGGCAGAATCTCAGTCGCCTTGGATTGTCTTTGCCGGGGCCGCTGCAGCCTTGATTACCACCAGCTTATTGGGGGTCGTGATCGGCCGCTGGCTGGCACGCTATCTCTCACCTGCAGCCTTGAAGACAGCGACAGGAGCAAGCCTGTTATTCATTGCTGTTCTGCTAATTTGGGATACGGTTCACCTTTAG
- a CDS encoding YkgJ family cysteine cluster protein produces the protein MATWTCIQGCGACCHLDLSERPDIQEYLSAEEFERYLSLIGPDGWCIHFDHDERKCSIYAERPGFCRVTPETFKRLYGIDPDDLNEFAISCCREQIDAVYGNRSLEGLKFEQAIGLDLG, from the coding sequence ATGGCGACCTGGACATGCATTCAAGGATGTGGTGCTTGCTGTCATTTAGATTTGAGCGAGCGCCCTGATATTCAGGAGTATCTCTCAGCGGAAGAATTCGAGCGATATCTAAGTTTGATTGGGCCAGATGGCTGGTGTATTCACTTCGATCACGACGAACGTAAATGCAGTATTTATGCCGAGCGTCCTGGCTTTTGTCGCGTTACGCCTGAGACCTTTAAGCGTCTGTACGGAATTGACCCAGATGATTTGAATGAGTTTGCGATCTCATGTTGTCGTGAGCAAATTGACGCCGTTTACGGCAACCGTAGCTTAGAAGGGCTTAAGTTCGAGCAAGCCATCGGTTTAGATCTTGGCTAA
- the psb30 gene encoding photosystem II reaction center protein Ycf12/Psb30 yields the protein MELLISAGLQETVLQLASIVFVVVGGPLIIGAIALGGGKL from the coding sequence ATGGAACTTTTAATCTCTGCCGGTTTGCAGGAAACGGTCTTACAGCTGGCGTCTATCGTCTTTGTCGTAGTAGGCGGTCCCCTCATTATTGGGGCCATCGCTCTAGGCGGCGGCAAGCTTTAA